CCACCTAAAGAGCGCCGAATTCTTTGATGTAGAAAAATATCCTGAGATTACTTTCGAAGCAACGAGTTTAGAAAATGATGAGATTAAAGGAAATCTGACAATACGTGATGTTACTAAACCCGTATCATTCGACTTAGAGTTTGCAGGCCTACAAAAAGATCCTTGGGGCAACACCAAAGCTGGATTTATCGTAGAAGGTAAAATAAAACGTTCGGAATTTGGACTTAGCTGGAATGCTGCACTGGAAACGGGCGGCGTGATGGTAAGTGATGAAGTAAAATTTAGTGCTGATATTCAGCTTATAAAAGCTCAATAAGCTCAATTTGTAAAATAAAATTTGGTGGAAGAGTAAAAATTCGTACTTTTGTCGCGGAGAGTTGGCAGAGTGGTCGAATGCGGCGGTCTTGAAAACCGTTAACTGTCACAGGTTCGGGGGTTCGAATCCCTCACTCTCCGCAGAAAAAGCCTTTCAGAAATGAAAGGCTTTTTTATTTTGTAAGGAACTCTGCCAAGTAAACAACTAAACCATAGCTGGTAGCAGATCCGCATACCAATTATGTCAAGCGATATATTTATGTACAATATTTTCCAGATCTTCCAAATCAAATGGTTTAGATAGAAAATCATCTGCTCCGGCGCGATCAGCCAGCGATTGAATATCGTTGTTGGCTGAAACATAAATTACGGGAATATGGTTAAATCGAACATCGGCTTTCAGCAACCTAGTGGCTTCCACACCTCCTATATTAGGAATCCAATTGTCCATCAAGATGAGATCAGGTTTAGAGGATTCTACCCGTGGGATAATATCATGAGAAGTTTCGGAAACTTCAACATTCAACCCTAAATCCATTAATACGACAGTTATGACTTCCAAAATAATGGTATCGTCATCAAATATTAATACAGTCTTTGTTTTACTCATAAAATAGTTAAAATACTTTGCTCCCTACGTTTAATATCGGATAAAAAATTCATATCTACATGCATACAGCTACAAGGTATAAAGTTTTTTCCAAATTTTTTGATTGCCAACAGCCGTAAAGTTATGCTGAATGCTAGAAAATCGTATCGTTTCTTTACTACCTAAACCCAAATATCCTAAATTTTCAA
The genomic region above belongs to Sphingobacterium zeae and contains:
- a CDS encoding YceI family protein, whose product is MAQGKWELDAAHSEIEFKVKHMMITNVKGNFDIFKIEVDAAGEDFKNALAKVVIDTASINTRNEQRDGHLKSAEFFDVEKYPEITFEATSLENDEIKGNLTIRDVTKPVSFDLEFAGLQKDPWGNTKAGFIVEGKIKRSEFGLSWNAALETGGVMVSDEVKFSADIQLIKAQ
- a CDS encoding response regulator, with amino-acid sequence MSKTKTVLIFDDDTIILEVITVVLMDLGLNVEVSETSHDIIPRVESSKPDLILMDNWIPNIGGVEATRLLKADVRFNHIPVIYVSANNDIQSLADRAGADDFLSKPFDLEDLENIVHKYIA